In Kazachstania africana CBS 2517 chromosome 4, complete genome, the following are encoded in one genomic region:
- the HSE1 gene encoding ESCRT-0 subunit protein HSE1 (similar to Saccharomyces cerevisiae HSE1 (YHL002W); ancestral locus Anc_2.502), protein MNITLSKAVAKATDPKLRSDNWQYIIEVCDLVKEDPEDNGKEVMEIIERRLNLQDANIMLRSLSLIVSLAENCGSLLKQLISTKRFTQILYSLVQNNSIHITVKREIAKIVKQLSDSFKDDPSLKSMTDLNKKIKRNLPYLYEKPNKPFKHEMSYESRKQEDKDLEDALKLSLTEYEQQQEKTKQQQQPVYQSPQPVLQETSQQQQPSTSAGVKKVRAMYDFPSTEADELSFKKGDIIIVLEQVYRDWWRGSLRGRIGIFPLNYVTPIMDPTPHELQMAKQKESEIFGQREIVNQLHQTLKGSQNNPNAMDIAQDSQISDMYGSVTPLRPQITKMIGTYAKEKEDLVSLRQVLSSAEQTYNQLLDEAANSYRLPIQQVVQPPSYAQFSTYAGHPPMPNKGYETASMNQPYISQLAPYQSSTQPNITNTGSQYAGSISQHQAYAAPPNNPANQYSR, encoded by the coding sequence ATGAATATAACACTAAGTAAAGCAGTGGCAAAGGCAACCGATCCGAAGTTAAGATCAGATAATTGGCAATATATCATTGAAGTTTGTGACTTAGTCAAGGAAGACCCAGAAGATAACGGTAAAGAAGTAATGGAAATAATAGAGAGAAGATTAAATTTACAAGATGCTAATATTATGCTGAGATCACTCTCCTTAATAGTTTCTTTAGCAGAAAATTGTGGATCTTTACTTAAACAACTAATTAGTACTAAACGTTTTActcaaattctttattcACTGGTTCAGAATAATTCAATCCATATTACCgtcaaaagagaaattgcaaaaattgttaaacAATTATCAGATTCCTTTAAAGATGATCcttctttgaaatcaatgacagatttaaacaaaaaaattaaaagaaatctaCCTTACTTATATGAAAAACCAAATAAGCCATTTAAACATGAAATGAGTTACGAATCTAGAAAGcaagaagataaagattTGGAGGATGCGCTGAAATTATCTTTGACAGAATATGAGCAGCAGCAAGAAAAAACCaaacagcagcaacaacCAGTTTACCAATCTCCACAACCAGTACTTCAAGAAACTTcacagcaacagcaaccTTCTACTTCTGCCGGCGTGAAGAAAGTTAGGGCCATGTATGATTTTCCTAGCACAGAAGCTGACGAATTGTCATTCAAGAAAGGTGATATTATCATTGTACTAGAACAGGTCTACAGAGATTGGTGGAGAGGTTCTTTACGTGGCAGAATTGGTATATTTCCGTTGAATTATGTCACACCAATAATGGATCCTACCCCTCATGAATTGCAAATGGCAAAGCaaaaagaaagtgaaatttttggtCAAAGAGAAATAGTAAATCAATTGCACCAAACTTTAAAGGGATCTCAGAATAATCCAAATGCAATGGATATTGCTCAAGATTCCCAAATAAGTGACATGTATGGATCAGTAACACCACTGAGACCTCAGATCACAAAGATGATAGGAACATatgcaaaagaaaaagaggaTCTAGTATCTCTTCGCCAAGTCTTATCTAGTGCAGAACAGACGTATAACCAGTTACTAGATGAAGCTGCAAATTCTTATAGGCTTCCAATACAACAAGTTGTACAACCTCCTAGTTATGCGCAGTTTTCAACATATGCTGGACATCCTCCAATGCCCAACAAGGGTTATGAAACAGCTTCGATGAATCAACCATACATCTCCCAGCTGGCTCCTTACCAATCTAGTACTCAACCAAATATAACCAACACAGGGTCTCAATATGCAGGATCTATATCACAGCATCAGGCATATGCTGCACCTCCCAACAATCCGGCTAACCAATATTCCCGCTGA